One genomic segment of [Phormidium] sp. ETS-05 includes these proteins:
- a CDS encoding peroxiredoxin: MTLAVGTVAPDFTVKDTNGNTVKLSDFKGKTVVLYFYPKDDTPGCTKEAQGFRDSYPEYQGKDMVVLGVSTDDEASHQKFTEKYGLPFQLLADVDGAITKAYDVDGGGYAKRVTYIIDAESKISQVFDKVNTSTHAQDILATVG; this comes from the coding sequence ATGACTTTAGCAGTAGGCACAGTAGCACCGGATTTTACCGTCAAAGACACCAACGGCAACACGGTGAAACTGTCTGATTTCAAAGGTAAAACCGTAGTTTTGTACTTTTACCCCAAAGACGACACCCCCGGTTGCACCAAAGAAGCCCAAGGCTTCCGGGATTCTTATCCAGAATACCAAGGTAAAGACATGGTGGTGCTGGGAGTTAGCACCGATGATGAAGCCTCCCACCAGAAATTCACCGAAAAGTACGGTCTGCCCTTCCAACTGCTGGCCGACGTGGATGGAGCCATAACCAAAGCCTACGATGTAGATGGGGGCGGCTACGCCAAGCGCGTCACCTACATTATCGACGCTGAAAGCAAAATCTCCCAAGTGTTCGATAAAGTAAACACCTCCACCCATGCCCAAGACATTTTAGCCACTGTAGGTTAA
- a CDS encoding GNAT family N-acetyltransferase: MNQLSLIRIRAAHLKDLHGIADVLTDSFHSREGWEGWMRPVFRLGIYEDMRTRLREAKPSSAPGAGYVNGGGTPYYACLVSVLPRSGTVSDVPEETVVGTVEIGVRSLELWIPGASPQIYVSNLAVAPAYRRQGVASQLLIACEAIARQWGAHDLYLHVLQDNRSARRLYFNLGYRLHRVEPSLISWVLRRPKRLLLRKPIK; encoded by the coding sequence ATGAATCAGCTTTCACTCATTCGCATTCGTGCTGCCCACCTAAAAGACCTGCATGGCATTGCTGATGTGTTGACAGATAGTTTTCACTCCCGGGAGGGGTGGGAAGGCTGGATGCGTCCGGTTTTCCGCTTGGGAATTTATGAGGATATGCGTACCCGACTGCGAGAGGCCAAGCCCAGTTCTGCCCCGGGGGCGGGCTATGTTAATGGTGGGGGAACTCCCTATTACGCTTGCTTGGTTTCGGTTTTGCCTCGATCGGGGACTGTTTCTGATGTACCCGAGGAAACTGTGGTGGGTACGGTGGAAATTGGCGTCCGCTCTTTGGAGCTTTGGATCCCTGGTGCCTCTCCCCAGATATATGTGTCTAATTTGGCTGTGGCTCCCGCTTATCGCCGTCAAGGTGTCGCTAGTCAGTTGCTGATTGCTTGTGAGGCGATCGCCCGTCAGTGGGGCGCACATGACCTCTATCTCCACGTTCTGCAAGACAACCGATCGGCTCGCCGACTCTATTTCAATCTCGGCTATCGCTTACACCGGGTCGAACCCAGCTTAATTAGTTGGGTTTTGCGCCGTCCCAAGCGGCTCCTTTTACGTAAACCCATTAAGTGA
- a CDS encoding C39 family peptidase encodes MLSLRVITDTFFKVSTASSSNLSNNQKVLVSAGQTLSVNNYEFTAGHLRVELATPISPLGNTGFLYEKHVQVTKDNQILRFDIADLPAPPPGFSQLWIARTTKIKTSPEDSANLAPHQQADLLLGETYLILGYACVDDHFRVTLSQPIPGFGSIGYVWRLHGQIKRDGKIVPYDANALNIIIVKNTTFKKRPIDSARLGATEKTNIPAGRIYGLVGYTMEAGHVKVSLTENLPQFGNTGYLYPFHVRLLRAGKEIEVSGGLTYTGPKEVAVNQPITLGGAFDRQKMAAVALLAEDKYSIPVQLNRTAGTWSASLAKGFSVAGARWLRLRGTDASGQLLGSQVINIAVTNAQQGVGDALRLRIQRDTVFKVTPVDSDRLNSEQKVTVRAGQTFDVVSYGWLDGHLKVTLATSLPPVGTFGYFYSPHIQLTKGSQVLSPPVEENAPEIQAPAVMVVRQNTFIKIQAVDSATLAANQKVELKAGQKLGISGYASISGHFRVTLTESISGFGNVGFVFWRHVQIERNGQVVPFNPDALTATMRQSTVLKRRPVDSASLSNSDKVTLPQGRVYGVSSYGIEDFHIKAALTEELPNYGNTGFLFPGHVLMRRGGQTFDPIPQQVELNVPYFSQRDNPRFYWSTCNVTSIAMAFYYYGERSKWGGQLEDELLEWCLARYGEGSQTDHSVLSQLIRAYGYKHSFSTTRRWSELQMELINRRPVVIAGDFTATGHIITIIGYNRQGYIVHDPWGDALTGYSYTEGPRLLYPYGYMDSVCGPDGNVWAHFISK; translated from the coding sequence ATGCTAAGTTTAAGAGTCATAACCGATACTTTTTTTAAAGTCTCTACTGCCTCATCATCCAACCTGAGCAATAACCAGAAAGTTCTCGTCTCAGCCGGACAAACCCTATCGGTTAATAACTACGAATTCACTGCCGGACACCTGCGAGTAGAACTCGCCACCCCCATATCTCCCCTGGGAAATACGGGCTTTTTATACGAAAAACACGTTCAAGTCACTAAAGATAATCAAATCCTGCGCTTCGACATCGCCGACTTACCCGCACCTCCACCAGGTTTTTCCCAGTTATGGATTGCCCGCACCACTAAAATCAAAACTTCCCCAGAAGATTCTGCTAACCTAGCGCCTCACCAACAAGCAGACCTCTTACTCGGCGAGACATATCTTATCCTCGGCTATGCTTGCGTTGATGACCACTTTCGCGTCACTCTCTCCCAACCAATTCCTGGTTTCGGTAGTATTGGCTATGTTTGGCGCCTCCACGGCCAAATCAAAAGAGATGGCAAAATCGTCCCTTACGACGCTAACGCCCTCAACATCATTATTGTCAAAAATACTACTTTCAAAAAACGCCCCATAGACTCCGCTAGACTGGGCGCCACTGAGAAAACCAATATCCCCGCCGGGAGGATTTATGGTTTGGTCGGCTACACGATGGAAGCTGGGCATGTCAAAGTTTCCCTCACGGAAAATTTGCCCCAATTCGGTAACACTGGTTATCTATATCCTTTTCATGTGCGCCTACTCCGCGCTGGTAAAGAAATAGAAGTCTCTGGCGGCTTGACCTATACCGGACCAAAGGAAGTGGCGGTCAACCAACCTATCACTCTTGGCGGTGCCTTTGACCGGCAGAAAATGGCGGCGGTGGCACTCCTGGCGGAGGATAAATATTCTATACCTGTGCAGCTAAATCGCACTGCTGGCACCTGGAGTGCCTCCCTGGCCAAAGGTTTCAGCGTTGCAGGAGCGCGCTGGTTAAGACTCCGGGGGACGGACGCCTCGGGTCAGTTGTTGGGTAGTCAGGTGATTAATATTGCTGTGACTAATGCCCAGCAGGGGGTGGGAGATGCTTTAAGGTTGAGAATACAGAGGGATACGGTGTTTAAGGTGACGCCGGTTGATTCCGATCGCCTCAACTCCGAGCAAAAAGTCACCGTTAGAGCGGGCCAAACCTTTGATGTGGTTAGCTACGGATGGTTAGACGGACACCTGAAAGTCACTCTCGCTACCAGCCTTCCTCCCGTGGGCACTTTCGGCTATTTTTACTCCCCCCACATCCAACTGACTAAAGGTAGCCAGGTATTATCCCCCCCAGTGGAAGAAAATGCCCCGGAAATTCAGGCTCCCGCTGTGATGGTGGTGCGGCAAAACACCTTCATCAAGATTCAAGCCGTTGACTCCGCCACCCTGGCTGCAAACCAAAAAGTCGAGCTAAAAGCGGGCCAAAAACTGGGCATCAGCGGTTATGCCAGCATCTCTGGTCATTTTCGCGTTACTCTGACCGAATCTATTTCGGGTTTTGGCAATGTGGGTTTTGTGTTCTGGCGTCACGTCCAAATCGAAAGAAATGGTCAGGTAGTACCCTTCAACCCCGACGCTCTCACTGCGACGATGCGGCAATCTACCGTGTTGAAAAGGCGTCCTGTAGATAGTGCTTCCTTGAGCAATAGCGATAAAGTCACTCTGCCCCAAGGACGAGTTTATGGCGTTTCTAGCTATGGTATTGAAGATTTTCACATCAAAGCGGCTCTGACAGAGGAGTTGCCCAATTATGGCAATACGGGTTTTCTGTTTCCCGGTCATGTGCTGATGCGGCGTGGCGGTCAGACTTTCGACCCGATCCCGCAACAAGTGGAGCTAAACGTACCTTATTTCTCCCAGCGAGACAACCCCCGTTTCTATTGGTCCACTTGCAACGTCACCTCGATCGCAATGGCTTTCTACTACTACGGGGAACGCTCCAAGTGGGGGGGACAGCTAGAAGACGAACTACTGGAATGGTGTTTAGCTCGCTACGGCGAAGGCTCTCAAACTGACCATAGCGTACTAAGCCAACTCATCCGCGCCTATGGTTACAAGCACAGTTTCAGCACTACCCGCCGCTGGTCGGAACTGCAAATGGAACTGATTAACCGCCGTCCCGTTGTCATCGCTGGCGACTTCACCGCCACCGGTCATATTATCACGATTATCGGCTACAACCGCCAAGGTTACATCGTCCATGACCCCTGGGGTGACGCCCTCACTGGCTACAGCTACACTGAAGGTCCTCGCCTGTTATATCCCTATGGCTATATGGATAGCGTTTGCGGCCCCGATGGCAATGTATGGGCACACTTTATTTCTAAATAA